One Pseudodesulfovibrio cashew DNA window includes the following coding sequences:
- a CDS encoding DinB family protein — translation MSTQLPEDVQAVLLGLSDSHAILSGFLAGVSEEALHTRRGEGFWTIAEHAAHLAEVQPMGLMRITRMLEEDTPEFVPFVPNEKEDAEKPSLPPMTQVLADFKKGRDAIVEKLKAASPEDWGRRAIHPEYKEYGLRIFARHIFMHDHWHLYRMEELWLTRDAYLSGKGD, via the coding sequence ATGTCCACACAACTGCCTGAAGATGTCCAGGCCGTACTGCTCGGCCTGAGTGACAGCCACGCCATCCTGTCCGGCTTCCTCGCCGGAGTTTCAGAAGAAGCGCTTCACACCAGACGCGGCGAAGGGTTTTGGACCATAGCCGAGCATGCCGCCCACCTGGCCGAAGTCCAGCCCATGGGGCTGATGCGAATCACGCGCATGCTGGAGGAGGACACACCGGAATTCGTTCCCTTCGTGCCCAACGAGAAGGAAGACGCGGAGAAGCCCTCGCTTCCGCCCATGACTCAGGTGCTGGCCGATTTCAAGAAGGGACGGGACGCCATCGTGGAGAAGCTCAAGGCAGCCTCACCGGAGGATTGGGGGCGACGCGCCATTCACCCTGAGTACAAGGAGTACGGCCTGCGTATCTTCGCCCGCCACATCTTCATGCACGACCACTGGCACCTCTACCGCATGGAAGAGCTCTGGCTGACCAGGGACGCCTACCTGAGCGGCAAGGGAGACTAA
- a CDS encoding dienelactone hydrolase: MRIMLVTEIWGRTPHVERLAAGLGHAANRVSIIDPYGGYDPAFPSEEAAYDTFIGRCGHAAYAERVSEALAEADSPVCLVGFSAGAGAVWAAVCGDNAGRACGAIGVYGSAIRSMTDLDPKVPIELIFPEIEPHFDVAALVRSLRGKPNVSCRTVPQGHGFMNPLSVNYDEAACEQWAAWIAQRAMMFFKTAE, from the coding sequence ATGCGGATCATGCTCGTTACGGAAATCTGGGGTCGGACCCCGCATGTGGAACGTCTGGCAGCTGGCTTGGGTCATGCGGCCAACAGGGTGTCCATCATAGATCCGTACGGCGGGTATGATCCAGCCTTCCCAAGCGAGGAGGCTGCCTACGATACTTTTATCGGGCGTTGCGGGCATGCGGCCTACGCCGAACGGGTGTCCGAAGCCCTGGCAGAGGCAGACAGCCCGGTCTGCCTTGTCGGGTTCAGCGCCGGTGCCGGTGCGGTCTGGGCCGCCGTGTGCGGCGATAATGCGGGCAGGGCGTGCGGGGCCATCGGGGTCTACGGTTCGGCCATCCGCAGCATGACGGATCTTGATCCCAAGGTCCCCATCGAGTTGATCTTCCCTGAAATCGAACCGCATTTCGACGTTGCCGCGCTTGTTCGCAGCCTGCGGGGTAAGCCGAATGTCAGCTGCCGCACGGTCCCGCAGGGGCACGGCTTCATGAATCCGTTGTCGGTCAATTACGACGAAGCCGCCTGTGAGCAATGGGCCGCCTGGATAGCACAGCGGGCAATGATGTTTTTCAAAACAGCGGAGTAG
- a CDS encoding copper resistance protein B, with protein sequence MRKLALTMLLLLTLTGVARAGGMEDDPLLAALIVDRLEMRTADGSNPIFWDADAWIGKDLNKLWFKTEGEYRDQKIEEAEFQALYSRAVDPNWDLQAGVRRDTYQEPGMPDRNWLAVGFMGTAPYYFDVDTALFLGEDGRTSFRFKTEYEFMFTQRLVLVPEFELNAYGKNDPATRTGSGISETELGLRLRYEIRREFAPYVGINWNRLYGKTADYAKEEGADFDDVQFVIGVRLRF encoded by the coding sequence ATGAGGAAACTGGCACTAACCATGCTTCTCCTGCTGACCCTGACGGGTGTAGCCCGCGCGGGCGGAATGGAGGACGACCCCCTGCTGGCCGCGCTGATCGTGGACAGGCTTGAAATGCGAACGGCGGACGGCTCCAACCCGATCTTCTGGGACGCCGACGCCTGGATAGGGAAGGACCTGAACAAACTGTGGTTCAAGACCGAGGGCGAATACCGCGACCAAAAGATCGAGGAGGCCGAATTCCAGGCACTCTACAGTAGGGCCGTGGACCCCAACTGGGACCTCCAGGCCGGCGTGCGCCGCGACACCTACCAGGAACCGGGCATGCCTGACCGCAACTGGCTCGCAGTGGGTTTCATGGGTACCGCACCCTACTATTTCGACGTGGATACGGCGCTCTTCCTCGGCGAGGACGGACGGACCTCGTTCCGTTTCAAGACCGAATACGAGTTCATGTTCACCCAACGGCTGGTCCTGGTCCCCGAGTTCGAACTCAACGCATACGGCAAGAACGATCCCGCCACCAGGACTGGCTCCGGCATCTCGGAGACCGAACTGGGGCTGCGCCTGCGCTATGAGATACGGCGGGAATTCGCGCCTTATGTCGGGATCAACTGGAACCGGCTCTACGGCAAGACGGCCGACTACGCCAAGGAGGAAGGCGCGGACTTCGACGACGTCCAGTTCGTGATCGGCGTCCGGCTTCGCTTCTGA
- a CDS encoding copper resistance system multicopper oxidase, giving the protein MKNPLYFPSSQLISRRRFVTGLAAGGALLGLGLSPARLLATTGSTTPMPERRGNHFTLDIAPLTVNFTGAMRTATAIGGSVPGPVLRWREGDTVTLDVTNRLAVDSSIHWHGIILPTGMDGVPEISYPGIRPGETFRYRFTVRQSGTFWYHSHSGFQEQTGMYGPIVIEPRDQEPNPCDRDYVVMLSDWTDEEPDSVYAKLKKLSHYYNFNERTVGDLIGEIREKGLARTWNDRAMWNRMRMSDRDLSDVTGYTYTYLMNGRTPSEGWTGLFKPGEKVRLRFINGSAMTFFDVRIPGLKMTVVAADGQDIQPVAVDEFRIGVAETYDVVVEPDDGAYCVFAQAIDRSGYAHGTLTPDISLKAEVPPFDPLPLLSHKDMGMRMNMGDMDGSMSMGDAGSMSMNTMDSGNGAMNAKTKRESAMPGMQPMEGADMNNTVMGAPAKGTMASMPSEGMSGLGKAGYGSNAPVVHVPTEFGPHVAMRTENPQYRLDDPGAGLRNNGRRVLCYADLRNLHPTPDPREPEREIQLHLTGNMSRYMWSINGVKYADAEPLRFRYGERLRITFVNDTMMNHPMHLHGMWSDLETGDPKAIPRKHTVIVQPGSKISYLVTADAMGSWAYHCHLLYHMAGMFRKVVVSEEGK; this is encoded by the coding sequence ATGAAAAACCCACTCTATTTTCCATCTTCGCAACTCATTTCCCGCCGCCGTTTCGTCACGGGGCTGGCGGCAGGCGGTGCCCTGCTCGGGCTCGGCCTTTCACCGGCGCGCCTGCTGGCCACCACAGGTTCCACAACTCCCATGCCGGAGCGCAGGGGCAACCATTTCACCTTGGACATCGCGCCCCTCACGGTGAACTTCACCGGCGCGATGCGTACCGCCACCGCCATCGGCGGCTCGGTGCCAGGACCGGTCCTGCGCTGGCGCGAGGGGGACACCGTGACCCTGGATGTGACCAACCGCCTGGCCGTGGATAGCTCCATCCACTGGCACGGCATCATCCTTCCGACGGGCATGGACGGCGTCCCGGAGATAAGCTACCCGGGCATCCGGCCCGGCGAGACCTTTCGCTACCGATTCACGGTCCGGCAGAGCGGAACCTTCTGGTACCATAGCCACTCCGGCTTTCAGGAACAGACCGGCATGTACGGGCCCATCGTCATCGAACCAAGAGACCAAGAGCCCAACCCCTGCGACCGCGACTACGTGGTCATGCTCTCGGACTGGACCGACGAAGAGCCCGATTCGGTTTACGCCAAACTCAAGAAACTCAGCCATTACTACAATTTCAACGAACGCACCGTGGGCGACCTGATTGGCGAGATTCGGGAAAAGGGGTTGGCCCGAACCTGGAACGATCGCGCCATGTGGAACCGCATGCGCATGTCCGACCGCGACCTGTCCGACGTGACCGGGTACACCTACACCTACCTGATGAACGGCAGGACTCCCTCCGAAGGCTGGACCGGCCTGTTCAAACCGGGCGAAAAGGTCCGGCTCCGCTTCATCAACGGCTCGGCCATGACTTTTTTCGACGTGCGCATTCCGGGTTTGAAAATGACCGTGGTCGCCGCCGACGGTCAGGACATCCAGCCCGTGGCCGTGGACGAATTCCGCATCGGCGTGGCCGAAACCTACGATGTCGTGGTCGAGCCTGACGACGGCGCATACTGCGTCTTCGCCCAGGCCATAGACCGCTCCGGCTACGCACACGGCACCCTCACCCCGGACATCTCACTCAAGGCCGAAGTCCCGCCCTTTGACCCGCTCCCCCTCCTGTCTCACAAGGACATGGGCATGCGCATGAATATGGGCGACATGGATGGTTCCATGAGCATGGGCGACGCGGGAAGCATGTCCATGAACACAATGGACTCGGGCAATGGTGCCATGAATGCCAAGACGAAGCGGGAGTCGGCAATGCCCGGCATGCAACCCATGGAAGGTGCAGACATGAACAACACCGTCATGGGGGCACCGGCTAAGGGGACGATGGCGTCCATGCCGTCAGAGGGCATGTCTGGGCTCGGCAAGGCCGGATACGGCAGCAACGCGCCGGTGGTCCACGTACCCACGGAATTCGGCCCCCACGTGGCCATGCGCACGGAGAATCCGCAGTACCGCCTCGACGATCCGGGCGCAGGGCTGCGGAACAACGGAAGGCGCGTGCTCTGCTACGCCGATTTGCGCAACCTCCACCCCACCCCGGACCCACGCGAGCCCGAACGCGAAATCCAACTGCATCTGACCGGCAACATGTCCCGCTACATGTGGTCCATCAACGGGGTAAAATACGCCGATGCCGAACCGCTCCGGTTCCGCTACGGCGAGCGGCTGCGCATCACTTTCGTCAACGACACCATGATGAACCACCCCATGCACCTGCACGGCATGTGGAGCGACCTGGAAACCGGCGATCCCAAGGCCATCCCCAGAAAACACACGGTCATCGTCCAGCCGGGCAGCAAGATAAGCTACCTGGTCACGGCGGACGCCATGGGCAGCTGGGCCTATCACTGCCATCTGCTCTACCATATGGCCGGCATGTTCCGAAAAGTCGTGGTCAGCGAGGAGGGGAAATGA